From the genome of Acidobacteriota bacterium, one region includes:
- the thiE gene encoding thiamine phosphate synthase, protein MPKSLPGPLYPITHCPNPQGWDHVAFSDCLIRCGIRFFQVRDKTLPDGHLYRQLLKIRLLCREAGACFVVNDRVDMALAVEADGVHLGQDDLPAAAARRLLGDGAVIGLSTHNWDQFRRGLEEPVDYLALGPVFPTQTKEDAAPVLGLDLLQRASRSTDLPLVAIGGISVEKAPGAWQSGARSVAVISDVAGAESPERRIRAYLERSRVRVGAT, encoded by the coding sequence ATGCCCAAGTCCCTGCCCGGTCCCCTCTATCCCATCACTCACTGCCCCAACCCGCAGGGCTGGGATCACGTGGCCTTCTCCGACTGCCTGATCCGTTGCGGGATCCGGTTTTTCCAGGTCCGGGACAAGACGCTACCGGACGGCCATCTCTACCGGCAGCTCCTGAAGATCCGTTTACTGTGCCGGGAGGCGGGAGCCTGTTTCGTGGTCAATGACCGGGTGGACATGGCTCTGGCGGTCGAGGCCGATGGCGTCCATCTGGGCCAGGACGACCTTCCGGCGGCGGCCGCCCGGCGACTCCTGGGAGACGGAGCGGTCATCGGACTTTCCACCCACAATTGGGACCAGTTCAGAAGGGGACTGGAGGAGCCGGTAGACTACCTCGCGTTGGGCCCCGTTTTCCCCACCCAGACTAAGGAGGATGCGGCTCCTGTCCTGGGCCTGGATCTGCTCCAAAGGGCCTCCCGCAGCACCGATCTTCCCTTGGTCGCCATTGGCGGAATCTCGGTGGAGAAGGCCCCCGGCGCGTGGCAGTCCGGGGCCCGTTCGGTGGCGGTGATCTCCGACGTCGCCGGTGCCGAGAGTCCGGAGCGCCGGATTCGAGCCTACCTGGAACGGTCGCGGGTACGGGTCGGGGCGACATGA
- the fabF gene encoding beta-ketoacyl-ACP synthase II has translation MKRRVAVTGVGMVSPVGLDTRETWEALLHGRSGVGYVTRFDTSKFPTKIAAEVKGFDPLLYLSRKEVRKMDLFIQYAISASDYAVDVSGLRITPENGERVGVYIGSGIGGFGIIEREHNNFLARGPRRISPFFIPSTIVNLAAGQVSIRIGAMGPNSATCTACSAGSHALGDSFRMIQRGETDAMIAGGTEAAITPMGMGGFSAMRALSKRNDAPEKASRPFDRNRDGFVMGEGAGILVLEELEQARKRGAEILAEVVGYGMSGDAHHITSPPEDGAGAVRAMRKTLEDAQVSPEEVDYINAHGTSTPPNDRIETLAIKTVFGDHARKLAVSATKSMTGHLLGAAGGLEGGVAVQTLKDQVIPPTINLETPDPDCDLDYVPHQARKADIRYAMSNSFGFGGTNACLLFKRHEP, from the coding sequence TTGAAGAGAAGGGTCGCGGTAACGGGCGTGGGCATGGTTTCGCCCGTCGGTTTGGACACGCGCGAAACCTGGGAGGCGCTGCTACACGGCAGGAGTGGTGTCGGATACGTCACCCGATTCGACACTTCCAAATTTCCCACCAAGATTGCCGCTGAAGTCAAGGGTTTCGATCCCCTCCTTTACCTGAGCCGCAAGGAGGTCCGGAAGATGGACCTCTTCATTCAATACGCCATTTCGGCCAGTGACTATGCCGTGGATGTTTCGGGACTCCGGATCACGCCCGAAAACGGCGAGCGAGTCGGCGTCTACATCGGATCGGGCATCGGCGGATTCGGCATCATCGAACGCGAGCACAACAATTTTCTGGCCCGGGGGCCGCGGCGGATTTCCCCCTTCTTCATTCCCTCGACCATCGTGAATCTGGCGGCGGGTCAAGTGTCCATCCGGATCGGCGCCATGGGACCCAATTCCGCCACTTGCACCGCCTGTTCAGCCGGTTCCCACGCGCTGGGGGACTCCTTCCGCATGATCCAGCGCGGTGAAACCGACGCCATGATTGCCGGAGGCACAGAAGCCGCCATCACCCCCATGGGCATGGGAGGCTTCTCCGCCATGAGAGCCCTTTCGAAGCGAAATGACGCTCCGGAGAAGGCCAGCCGCCCCTTTGACCGGAACCGGGATGGATTCGTCATGGGCGAGGGGGCGGGAATCCTGGTTCTGGAGGAATTGGAACAGGCCCGCAAGCGGGGAGCTGAAATCCTGGCTGAAGTCGTGGGTTACGGCATGAGCGGCGACGCTCACCACATCACGTCTCCTCCGGAAGATGGCGCGGGTGCTGTCCGGGCCATGAGGAAGACCTTGGAAGATGCCCAGGTTTCTCCGGAAGAGGTGGACTACATCAATGCCCACGGAACCAGTACCCCTCCAAACGATCGGATCGAGACTCTGGCGATCAAGACGGTCTTTGGGGATCATGCCCGCAAGCTGGCTGTCAGCGCCACCAAATCCATGACCGGCCATCTGCTGGGAGCGGCCGGCGGATTGGAAGGGGGCGTTGCGGTGCAGACCCTGAAGGACCAGGTCATTCCTCCTACCATCAACCTGGAAACTCCCGACCCGGACTGCGACCTGGATTATGTTCCCCACCAGGCACGGAAGGCGGATATTCGGTATGCTATGTCCAATTCTTTCGGCTTCGGGGGAACCAATGCCTGCCTGCTGTTCAAGCGGCACGAGCCTTGA
- the fabG gene encoding 3-oxoacyl-[acyl-carrier-protein] reductase has protein sequence MFDFSGQVALVTGASRGIGRRVAEALSNHGASVALVSRTQAEIESVAATVGESGQPTLGVAMDISSPPSVQEGVKQVLDEFGRIDILVNNAAIVRDKLLLRMTEEDWRQVLNTNLDGVFRVTRAVVRSMIRQRYGRIVNLTSVVGQTGNPGQINYVSSKAGIIGFTKALAREVAARNITVNAVSPGFIDTDMTRSLPSRARSGLEATIPLRRPGTVGEVAYGVQFLASRDAGYVTGHVLNVNGGMYM, from the coding sequence ATGTTTGATTTTTCCGGGCAGGTCGCACTGGTGACAGGAGCCTCGCGTGGCATCGGCCGCCGCGTCGCGGAGGCCCTCTCGAACCACGGGGCAAGCGTCGCCCTCGTTTCCCGGACGCAGGCGGAAATCGAGAGTGTGGCGGCCACTGTTGGGGAGTCGGGCCAGCCCACGCTGGGGGTCGCCATGGATATCTCGTCGCCTCCCTCCGTTCAGGAGGGGGTGAAGCAGGTGCTGGACGAGTTCGGAAGGATCGATATTCTGGTGAACAACGCCGCAATCGTCCGGGACAAACTGTTGCTCCGAATGACGGAGGAGGATTGGCGCCAGGTTCTCAACACCAACCTGGACGGCGTCTTTCGGGTCACCCGGGCGGTCGTCCGGAGCATGATCAGGCAGCGTTACGGCAGAATCGTAAACCTGACCTCCGTGGTGGGACAGACCGGAAACCCGGGTCAGATCAACTACGTCTCCAGCAAAGCGGGAATCATCGGTTTCACCAAGGCGTTGGCCAGGGAGGTTGCCGCGCGAAACATCACTGTGAATGCCGTTTCCCCGGGATTCATCGACACCGATATGACTCGCAGCCTTCCTTCCCGAGCCCGTTCCGGACTGGAAGCCACCATCCCCCTGCGGCGGCCCGGAACCGTCGGGGAAGTGGCTTACGGAGTGCAGTTTCTGGCTTCAAGGGACGCTGGATATGTAACGGGGCATGTGCTAAACGTAAACGGCGGCATGTATATGTAG
- a CDS encoding HDIG domain-containing protein: MEHRKKTKTVTGSSRRSLLARRFLGLKHWRNGPLGQLTVRQVVAGLILSVVVAGVLAGYQFQSIPDYNQGDIADRTIEAPRDFQVVDLEATDEMKREIMEGVPGVFDLDLSVNHRLESELKSAFADARRIISAVRTRYQLGNGQSFPTRVKAELLSELSRGLPRFAQGKVLEICLAQSFSTELEDQMLAVLRESMKSPGVILNRQILLNYRDRGIILQNAITGRQEPLDDWIAIRDLGQARDILRQNEYELTAVGRVAKKRVISFLDTWVVPNVSFNERATRDLEDLASEEVDQVLVQVRKGRTLVRSGDEIGAREILLLSGLKSMEQPSRVAGKFFGVLIMAGFFLFALGHYAVTVKEAKTETSRYHVLLPLVLLSTLVVCKVFVVFADFVVEGIGFERFQDPVDFYLVVPVATGAIIAVLLTNVPLTVFFALTFAVFMGLMTGEGLMIVYTLAGSLAAVHALDQYRERSAVTRAGLIIGLVNVAVALGYQLIYMDVGFDWLLFLLRSASGLVSGVIAAMLASLLLPILESLFRITTDVRLLELSNLNNPVLRRLALEAPGTYHHSITVGTLAEAGAEAIGANNLLVRVGAYYHDIGKLKAPEYYVENQIYTGNKHDNLTPNMSSLILGSHVKDGLAIADEIKLIPKVRDLIPQHHGTRVMKYFYEKAKEAARPKGMEVSESEFRYPGPKPQSREAAILMLADQVEAASRTLEDPGPGQIRSMIQRLTQATVEDGQFDECDVTIKELGRIGNAFERVLRGMYHHRVEYPGFEFNKRIEEEQLPHPRIQ, encoded by the coding sequence ATGGAACATAGAAAAAAGACGAAGACGGTCACCGGATCCAGCCGGAGAAGTCTGCTGGCAAGGCGGTTTCTCGGTCTCAAGCATTGGCGCAATGGCCCCTTGGGGCAACTGACGGTGCGGCAGGTCGTGGCCGGTCTGATTCTCTCCGTGGTTGTCGCGGGTGTCCTGGCCGGTTACCAGTTTCAATCCATTCCCGACTACAACCAGGGCGACATTGCGGACCGGACCATCGAAGCGCCCCGCGACTTCCAGGTCGTGGACCTGGAAGCGACCGATGAGATGAAGCGGGAGATCATGGAGGGTGTGCCCGGTGTCTTCGATCTGGATCTGTCCGTCAACCATCGGTTGGAATCGGAGCTGAAGAGCGCCTTTGCGGACGCCCGGCGAATCATTTCGGCAGTCCGGACGCGGTACCAACTGGGGAATGGGCAGTCTTTCCCCACGCGGGTGAAAGCCGAGTTGCTGTCCGAGTTGAGCCGCGGCCTCCCCCGGTTTGCCCAGGGGAAGGTGCTGGAGATCTGCCTCGCACAGAGTTTCTCCACCGAACTGGAGGATCAGATGCTGGCCGTACTCCGGGAATCGATGAAATCTCCCGGCGTCATTCTCAACCGCCAGATTCTGCTCAACTACCGCGATCGGGGAATCATTCTCCAGAATGCCATTACCGGCCGTCAGGAACCCTTGGACGATTGGATCGCGATCCGGGATCTGGGCCAGGCTCGGGACATCCTGCGGCAGAACGAATACGAACTCACGGCGGTGGGCCGGGTGGCGAAGAAGCGGGTCATCAGCTTTCTGGATACCTGGGTGGTTCCCAACGTCAGCTTCAACGAGAGAGCCACCCGGGACTTGGAGGATCTGGCGTCCGAGGAAGTGGATCAGGTTCTTGTCCAGGTCCGCAAGGGCCGGACCCTCGTCCGGAGCGGCGACGAAATCGGGGCTCGGGAGATTCTGTTGCTCAGTGGCCTCAAGAGCATGGAGCAGCCGAGCCGGGTCGCGGGCAAGTTCTTCGGAGTCCTGATCATGGCCGGGTTCTTCCTGTTCGCTCTGGGCCACTACGCCGTCACGGTTAAGGAGGCCAAGACGGAGACTTCCAGATATCACGTCCTGTTGCCGCTGGTGCTGCTCTCCACGCTGGTGGTCTGCAAGGTCTTCGTGGTATTCGCAGACTTCGTCGTGGAGGGCATCGGGTTCGAGAGATTCCAGGACCCCGTGGATTTCTATCTTGTGGTACCCGTGGCGACCGGCGCCATCATTGCCGTCCTGCTGACAAACGTCCCGCTGACCGTATTCTTCGCTCTGACCTTTGCGGTCTTCATGGGACTCATGACGGGCGAAGGTCTCATGATCGTCTACACGCTGGCCGGCTCTCTGGCTGCCGTCCACGCACTGGACCAGTATCGCGAGCGATCGGCCGTCACCCGTGCCGGTTTGATCATCGGCTTGGTCAACGTGGCGGTCGCCTTGGGTTATCAGTTGATTTACATGGACGTGGGGTTTGATTGGCTGCTCTTTCTCCTGCGTTCGGCCAGTGGACTCGTGAGTGGAGTCATTGCCGCCATGCTGGCCTCGCTGCTGCTCCCCATACTGGAGTCTCTTTTTCGGATCACCACTGACGTCCGCCTGCTCGAGCTCTCGAACCTGAACAATCCCGTCCTGCGGCGACTGGCCCTGGAAGCCCCGGGGACCTATCACCACAGCATCACCGTCGGCACCCTGGCCGAAGCCGGGGCGGAAGCCATCGGAGCCAACAATCTCCTGGTTCGTGTGGGGGCCTACTACCACGACATCGGCAAGCTCAAGGCGCCCGAATACTACGTCGAGAACCAGATCTACACCGGCAACAAGCACGACAACCTGACTCCGAACATGTCCAGCCTCATCCTGGGCAGTCACGTGAAGGACGGACTCGCCATCGCCGACGAGATCAAGCTGATTCCCAAGGTCCGTGACCTCATCCCGCAGCACCATGGGACGCGGGTGATGAAGTATTTCTACGAGAAGGCCAAGGAGGCCGCCCGGCCAAAGGGCATGGAGGTCAGCGAGAGTGAGTTCCGCTATCCCGGCCCCAAACCGCAGAGTCGAGAGGCGGCGATCCTCATGCTGGCCGACCAGGTGGAGGCGGCGTCGCGCACCCTGGAAGATCCGGGACCGGGACAGATCCGGAGCATGATCCAACGTTTGACCCAGGCCACCGTCGAGGACGGACAGTTCGACGAGTGCGACGTCACCATCAAGGAGCTGGGCCGGATCGGCAACGCCTTCGAACGGGTCCTCAGGGGAATGTATCACCATCGGGTGGAGTACCCCGGATTCGAGTTCAACAAGCGAATTGAGGAAGAGCAACTCCCGCATCCACGTATTCAATAG
- a CDS encoding hemolysin family protein, whose translation MSWAVALLLALSLLILLFLSVVETAVIRISRLTLRILSMRGASQAPGLVETITSDRSRFLLPVRLVLLCIQIALVVFATGFFLELRPIQGAWWALLAILSTFVLVLLVLPIMATRYPEQALLRLVPVLSRCYPFMAWISRPMASLLKPFDRVSANGDETGGQEEESTEGEFEAYVDVGEEEGIIEGREGDLILSALEFGNTRVKEIMTPRTQVVATPQTTTISEMRDLIVSRKHSRIPVYRRDLDEIVGIVYVRNLLSYLTAESGDAPVTRLMTPPLFVPETKKVADLFREMQRSAEHIAIVINEHGAVSGLVSIEDLIEEIVGEIRDEDEMQLVDLIAEGDGSYIVRGAAEIENLEKALGLSLGVTHFTTVSGVVVSQMGRVPHPGETTDINGIRVEVLAADQRRINTLRIRLALAETPAQSGA comes from the coding sequence TTGAGTTGGGCGGTCGCCCTGTTGTTGGCGCTCTCTCTTCTGATTCTCCTCTTTCTCTCGGTGGTTGAGACTGCCGTCATTCGAATCTCCCGCCTCACTCTCAGGATACTCTCGATGCGGGGGGCGTCTCAGGCGCCGGGTCTTGTGGAGACCATCACCTCGGACCGGAGCCGCTTCCTGCTTCCGGTTCGCCTCGTGCTCCTTTGCATTCAGATTGCGCTGGTCGTTTTCGCGACCGGGTTCTTCCTTGAGCTCCGGCCGATTCAGGGCGCCTGGTGGGCGTTGCTGGCGATTCTGTCGACCTTTGTGTTGGTGTTGCTGGTGCTTCCCATCATGGCGACCCGGTATCCGGAACAGGCCCTTCTGCGCCTGGTGCCGGTGCTGTCACGGTGTTACCCCTTCATGGCCTGGATCAGTCGTCCCATGGCGTCCTTGCTCAAGCCCTTCGACCGAGTGTCCGCCAACGGTGACGAAACGGGAGGCCAGGAGGAAGAATCGACGGAAGGCGAGTTTGAAGCCTATGTGGACGTCGGGGAGGAGGAGGGGATCATCGAGGGCCGGGAGGGTGATCTGATCCTTTCGGCGCTGGAGTTCGGGAACACGCGTGTCAAGGAGATCATGACCCCCCGGACCCAGGTCGTGGCGACTCCTCAGACCACCACCATCTCCGAGATGCGGGATCTCATCGTCTCCCGGAAGCATTCCCGAATACCGGTCTATCGAAGGGACCTGGATGAAATCGTGGGCATCGTCTATGTGCGGAACCTGCTTTCCTATCTCACCGCGGAGAGTGGTGACGCACCGGTGACGCGGCTGATGACGCCGCCATTGTTCGTTCCTGAGACCAAGAAGGTGGCGGACCTCTTTCGAGAGATGCAAAGGAGCGCCGAGCACATTGCCATCGTCATCAACGAGCATGGAGCGGTCAGTGGACTGGTCAGCATCGAGGATCTGATCGAGGAGATCGTGGGCGAGATTCGAGATGAGGACGAGATGCAGTTGGTGGACCTGATTGCCGAGGGGGACGGAAGCTATATCGTCCGGGGCGCGGCCGAAATCGAGAACCTGGAGAAGGCTCTGGGTCTGAGCTTGGGGGTCACCCACTTTACGACGGTTTCCGGCGTCGTCGTCTCCCAGATGGGCCGGGTTCCGCATCCGGGCGAGACGACCGATATCAACGGCATCCGAGTCGAGGTTCTCGCCGCCGATCAGAGAAGGATCAACACCCTTCGGATCCGCCTGGCGCTGGCGGAGACTCCTGCCCAGTCCGGGGCGTGA
- the acpP gene encoding acyl carrier protein, whose translation MSSVEEQVKAIIVDQLGVNDSDVSADARFIEDLGADSLDTVELVMKFEEDFELEIPDEDAEKIRTVRDAIDYIDAQQK comes from the coding sequence ATGTCATCGGTCGAGGAGCAAGTGAAAGCGATCATTGTGGACCAGCTTGGAGTCAACGATTCGGACGTGAGCGCCGACGCCCGCTTCATTGAGGATCTGGGCGCCGACTCGCTGGACACGGTGGAGTTGGTCATGAAGTTCGAAGAGGACTTCGAGCTGGAAATACCCGATGAAGACGCGGAAAAGATCCGCACCGTCCGTGACGCCATAGACTATATCGACGCTCAGCAGAAGTGA
- the fabD gene encoding ACP S-malonyltransferase has translation MIAFVFPGQGSQAPGMGRDVAEAYPAAREVFAQADAALGFGLSEICHRGSRQDLALTANTQPAILSTSVALLRALGERGRRPDFVAGHSLGEYSALVAAGALEFTDAVRLVRRRGRFMQEAVPVGKGSMAAILGLDAGPLEEVCREAAQGQVVSAANLNSPQQVVIAGHRAAVDRACRLARSRGARRALRLPVSAPFHCALMEPARQRLKPILEETRFADLACPLINNVDGRAVTAGAEARDGLIRQVTAPVQWRRSVEALWEMGARTFVEVGPGRVLSRLIRQIVPDAEAMWIGNRAEVEAYV, from the coding sequence ATGATCGCTTTCGTGTTTCCGGGTCAGGGGTCCCAGGCCCCCGGAATGGGCCGGGACGTGGCTGAGGCCTATCCGGCGGCCCGGGAGGTCTTCGCTCAGGCCGACGCCGCGTTGGGATTCGGCCTCAGCGAAATCTGCCACCGGGGCAGCCGCCAGGATCTGGCGCTGACCGCCAATACCCAGCCAGCGATTCTGAGCACGTCGGTTGCTCTCCTGAGGGCGTTGGGCGAGCGGGGACGCCGGCCCGATTTTGTCGCGGGTCACAGTTTGGGAGAGTATTCCGCGCTGGTTGCGGCCGGGGCCTTGGAGTTCACCGATGCCGTTCGCCTGGTGCGCCGGCGCGGCCGGTTCATGCAGGAGGCGGTCCCGGTGGGAAAGGGAAGCATGGCTGCGATTCTGGGGCTGGACGCCGGCCCCCTGGAGGAAGTCTGCCGCGAAGCCGCGCAGGGTCAGGTGGTCTCTGCCGCGAACCTCAACTCTCCTCAGCAGGTCGTCATTGCGGGGCACCGCGCCGCCGTGGATCGTGCCTGCCGGCTGGCGCGGTCGCGGGGCGCCCGGCGGGCGCTGCGGTTGCCGGTGAGCGCTCCGTTTCATTGTGCTCTGATGGAGCCGGCCCGGCAACGCCTGAAGCCGATACTCGAGGAGACCCGGTTTGCAGACCTGGCCTGTCCTCTGATCAATAACGTTGATGGACGGGCCGTTACTGCTGGCGCCGAGGCGCGGGACGGCCTGATTCGCCAGGTGACCGCCCCCGTCCAATGGCGCCGCTCGGTGGAGGCGCTCTGGGAAATGGGCGCCCGGACGTTCGTCGAGGTCGGGCCGGGCCGGGTGCTGAGCCGTCTGATACGGCAGATCGTGCCCGACGCCGAGGCGATGTGGATCGGGAACCGTGCCGAGGTGGAGGCCTATGTTTGA
- the ribD gene encoding bifunctional diaminohydroxyphosphoribosylaminopyrimidine deaminase/5-amino-6-(5-phosphoribosylamino)uracil reductase RibD — protein MPASDSDVRFMRRALQLARRGAGRVSPNPMVGAVVVRDGHVVGEGYHLYRKLHHAEVVALDRAGSRARGATLYVTLEPCAHWGRTPPCMQRVAEAGIREVFVAVTDPSPQVAGKGMQYLRSRGIRIHEGLCGEEARRLNEVFFFFVRHRKPFCLLKLALTLDGRIAAPGGDSKWITGEKARRHVHRRRFLYDAILVGIETVLTDDPSLDVRWRSRKRIRKIVLDSQLRTPVKSRLFLSGDPVWIFHSSPCPPGSPLAGKARLVRVPQEGPFLSWPAVLESLGGDSITSLIVEGGGRVAGSSLQAGVIQRVHFYYGPKILGSSGIPGVGELQVNRLADALAVSSLKVRRLGRDFLLDGYLAPT, from the coding sequence ATGCCTGCCTCCGACTCGGACGTCCGTTTCATGCGCCGCGCACTCCAACTTGCCCGGCGAGGTGCCGGCCGGGTCAGCCCCAACCCCATGGTGGGAGCCGTGGTCGTGCGGGACGGACATGTAGTGGGCGAGGGCTATCATCTCTATCGGAAACTGCATCACGCCGAGGTGGTCGCTCTGGACCGGGCCGGAAGCCGCGCCCGGGGAGCCACCCTGTACGTCACCTTGGAGCCCTGTGCGCATTGGGGCCGGACCCCTCCCTGCATGCAGAGAGTCGCCGAAGCCGGGATCCGGGAGGTCTTCGTGGCCGTGACGGACCCTTCGCCCCAAGTCGCGGGCAAGGGGATGCAATACCTTCGTTCCCGCGGGATTCGAATCCACGAAGGGTTGTGCGGGGAGGAGGCTCGCCGGCTCAACGAAGTCTTCTTTTTCTTCGTCCGGCACCGGAAACCTTTCTGCCTGCTCAAGCTGGCGCTCACCCTGGATGGCAGGATCGCCGCGCCGGGAGGCGATTCCAAGTGGATCACGGGCGAGAAGGCGAGGCGGCACGTGCACCGTCGCCGTTTTCTCTACGACGCCATTCTGGTGGGAATAGAGACGGTCCTGACGGACGATCCGTCGCTGGATGTGCGGTGGAGGTCGAGGAAGCGGATCCGGAAGATCGTTCTGGACTCCCAGTTGCGGACGCCGGTGAAGTCCAGGCTCTTCCTGTCAGGCGATCCCGTATGGATCTTTCACAGTAGTCCGTGTCCGCCCGGCAGTCCCCTCGCGGGCAAAGCCCGCCTGGTGCGAGTCCCGCAAGAAGGACCGTTCCTTTCCTGGCCGGCGGTGCTGGAGTCTCTGGGCGGGGATTCCATAACCAGTCTCATCGTGGAGGGGGGCGGCCGAGTCGCCGGATCGTCCCTGCAGGCGGGCGTCATCCAGCGGGTCCACTTCTACTACGGTCCCAAGATTCTCGGCAGCTCAGGCATACCGGGGGTGGGAGAGCTCCAGGTCAACCGCCTCGCCGATGCCCTCGCCGTTTCGAGTCTCAAGGTCAGGAGACTGGGCCGGGATTTCCTGTTGGACGGATATTTGGCCCCAACCTGA
- the ybeY gene encoding rRNA maturation RNase YbeY translates to MRKSNSRIHVFNRQKKILVETRRLEEFLGRLAHRLGITGEFSTVLVSDRGIRLYNRRFRGVPEPTDVLAFPMGEESYLGDILISVETADRQRRGLLQTELKVLALHGLLHLMGHDHEVDSGEMESMEVQLRREYQLL, encoded by the coding sequence TTGAGGAAGAGCAACTCCCGCATCCACGTATTCAATAGGCAGAAAAAGATCCTGGTCGAGACACGGCGTCTCGAGGAGTTCTTGGGCCGTCTGGCTCACAGGCTGGGGATCACGGGGGAGTTCTCCACCGTCCTCGTCAGCGACCGCGGAATCCGGCTCTACAACCGTCGCTTCCGGGGGGTGCCTGAACCGACTGACGTTCTCGCATTCCCCATGGGCGAGGAGTCCTACCTGGGTGATATCCTGATTTCGGTGGAAACCGCCGACCGGCAGCGCCGAGGGCTTCTGCAGACGGAACTGAAAGTGTTGGCTCTCCATGGTCTTCTCCATCTCATGGGGCATGACCATGAGGTCGACTCAGGTGAAATGGAATCAATGGAAGTGCAGTTGAGAAGGGAGTATCAACTTCTTTGA